The DNA window ttccaagatatcatcagagaacaacctgacagaacttttcacaaaatgcctatatggcaatatgttttacacatgaggtgaaaagtacggtagttcgatgtatcatggcttagagtataagtgggagagttttgacagtgggtatactcgaaagcatgattttgagtataagtgagagattgttagaattggtatactgaaaagcatatttcgagcatgttgcacggatagaattgcttgtatataatgaactctacaatccacttttatcccaaggcgagaagaagtaattttgtcgcattgatgtttgcttgtgcatttataagatgcatctcaaacatttaaatgtataacaagcaaataagtctaattcttctgcatagtagactggtcgtgaacgacgttcacagaaggtgacgcagtcggtcatttgtagaagagaaatagaatttcacaaccttgataggctttggctacctatcgtgaaaggttgcagtgtcagtccgcatgtttccttaccttgggaaataaacgacactggtgtggtatagcactgaaggatcaaacagttgagataagtctttcttgctatttactgaaagacgaggtctcggtgattgttatttcctaatcattgttgatataacattgagcatacgatattgattatgcactactttgatttatcaaatggtgcggatttttcgcaatccaagaatcctgatatcttgggtagtggtgattaatgtctagaggtgctagtattgttattgcaatgaatcgtgtgctgggtgagtccagtttgataatatcctcaagaggtgttcgaaaaaggttttattattcagaaacccgaccggttggaatttattccagaataataaataaagaatttgaactagacaactcttggaaaaagatattaattaattaaagtcaaatagcaggcttATCAAAAATGCCGAGCAAACATCTTGTCAAAAATGCACTTATCGAGGACATCAACTCTAAAACACGCTTTTGCATCACTAGGATGCTTCATCGCTTTCTCAACATTAATGGTCACttgctcaccattaattctGAACGTGACTGAGTTGTCCTTTGCTCCAAGCAACACATCTCCCGTGGCGAGAAATGGTCTACCAAACAGAATTGGTACCTCTTTGTCCTCGGGCATGTCCAAGACTATGAAGTCAACGGGGATGATAAATTTGTCGACTTTGACCAAGACATCCTCTACTATTCCAGTGGGCTTCACGATGGAATGATCAGCCAATTGTAGAGCAATGTCGATGGGCTCCATTCTGTCCTCTAATCCAATGGCTCTAGCAGTTTTTAAAGCCATCAGTGAGATCCCCGATCCTTGATCTAATAAGCATTTCGTGAAGATTGTGTTACCGATCTCACAAGGAATCACACAACTTCCCGGATCCCTCTTCTTCATTGGCATCATTCCCGAAATCAGTTGtgagcaattcatgctcaaGGCCACTATCCCCTCATCTTGCAATTTCTCCTTGTTTGCCATCATATCCTTGAAAAACTTGGAGAACTTGGGGAAATTAGTGAAGAGGTCCACCAATGATACATCCACATTAACTTTCCGGATCACGTTCATCATCCACTCAAAGCTTTTCTCTTTGGGGACCCTCTTCTTCCTTTTGGTTGGATATGGTGGAGGAGGAATATGATCGGGGAAGTTGAACTTGCTTTTCGGATCTAGTGCTGGACTTGTCAATATCTTTTTCTTTGACTCCATTTCCACTATCTTCTTACCCTTCTCTTCTGCTGAACACTTTCCACTTGTATCGGATTCTTCACCATGTTCCTTGCTGCCGgatgcagcctgttcttgaccatgttgggccccctgcaccaacgcgggacttcccttacatgcctcgtccgcccctgcgtgcgaggaatgcaagcctaacatctcatccgcccctgcgtgtgagatgccggaagtaccttggcCGTCCATTAATGGTGTCGAATCCAACTCGCGACCACTTCTCAAAGTCACTGCCTTACACTGTTCATTGCCTCTAGGATTAGGTACAGTATTACTTGGGATGGTGTTAGGAATCCTCGTGTGTGATGCCGTGGCAAGCTGTCCAATCTGAGTCTCGAGATTCCTCATTGTCGCCTCCATCTGTCCAAACTTTTCCACTGTTCTTTCCTTGAAATTCtcattctccttttgactcttaTTCATAAAAGAGAGAATCTGTCCCAACTGATCTTCGACTgatggcttcttctcataacccggGGGTTGAGTATTGTTCCTCCATTGATTACCCGAGTTGTTGCTAGGACTAGCTTGATTCCATCCCGTTTGTTGAGGCCTCCAATTTTGCTGATTGTTATATTGGTTGCCTTGATTGAACCCTTGGCGATTGTTGCCAATATAGTTCACATCCTCCACGGGAGGTCCTTGAAGACTTGGgcactgatcagtatgatgccCGCCTTGGCACAACCTGCATCTCATCACCGTCACAGCTTGGGGTTGAGGAGTCAGTTGAAGAGATTTAACTGCCTTTGTCATCGACGACATTTGAGTGCTAATGTCCGCCAGTTGAGCCTCAATTGCGGTCACTCTTTCCGCATCCTTTGTAGCACCAAATGTATCTCCTGCTCTATCAGCCCCTCGCCTTGGATTGTGCCAATTCCGTTGATTGTTGGCCAGCCTTTGAAACAAAGCCCTCACCTCATCGTGAGTTAGATCATCTAGGTTCCCATTCGAACCTGCAGTCACCAATCCCGTGCCTTCACTATTGAGTCCCttgtagaatttcaaaaggtcatgccccggagctagtCCGTGACTTGGGCATTTCCTTATCAACTCCGTGAATCTCTTCCATGCCTCCGCGAAGGACTCATCATACTTCTGTCGGAATGAggtgatctcctctctcaacttctcaatcttcattggAGAGTTGTATTCCACAAGAAACAACGACTTCAACTCTTGGAAAGTTGCTATGTTGTAGCCCGGTAATGAGTCATACCACGCTCTTGCCTTCTCCCTcaatgagaatggaaataaGGCCCTCTTAATCCGATGATGCTCCACATTTGGAGGTCTATGAGAATTTGTCAGCTCGTAGAAGGCATTCAAATGGCTCACCGGATCTTCATCATCCCGTCCATGAAAAAGATTTCCTCCATTCACCAAACTGatgtagtgaggtggaatgttgaCGTTGTCATTTGCGTAGGCACACTCCCCTGGGTACTCAATTCCCGATCTCAGAGTGTCGCCAAACCTCACCACGGGTGGTGGAATCTCATTGTTATCTGCCATTGATTCACCGTCTGAATTCTGATCCCTTTCTTCACCAAAGAGTCGGTTACTTCTGAATGGACTCGAATAGTCCGGGAAGATCTCAAACTCTGACCCTCTAACCTTActtcttctttgataacagagtagtccaaacggtggtgtaccctgtgatcgcgtgtgcattcacttttttttttttaatacctacacaacagaaaatacaccaaaCACAAGCACAATATATTTCCtattaccgaaagcgagacctctcgacaacttcggggtaagtaCTATAAAATGTGTGTGCTTAAGTGAAAAACTAGACTACCTAAACTAAGAGTTAAAAGATGTCACCTAGAAAATatactccttcgtcttcaagtccagacgcggtagatggctatcacctCCAAGAACACGAAATGAGTACCtacaaaaataagagaaagatcaaaataaaaataaaacaaaacacaaactagaagttaaacaatctattgccttccccggcaacggcgccaaaacttgatgtgtaaatTCAGGTTTTTTATAATAAGATAATATAACACTCAAGTTCAATTAATTAACCCAAAAATTACTACTTCGCTGCAAGACTACAGGGTCGTGTGTAGTAAAttaaggtgtcgatccacagggaaggaaaCGATTATTTAATTCCAAAACACAGAAAAGACATAATAAAAGATATTTTGgtttgatgattttgattaaagaccatgcaaaaacaattacaaGGAATTAAACAAGCAAGACGAATTAAGAGAAGAACATGTTACTCCAAACACTCATGGATAATACAATGATTTATTCTCATATCCAACTTTATCTTATGAATTACGGGACTTTACTAACAATTCACGATGCTAGCACTAAACATGCTAGACATACAAAAGTTCAAGAATAGTTGAACACATATTCAATAAACCAATCTTCATTAATCTAAGAATCCTACGGATGCGCGAGAATCCAAGATCAACTACTATAAGCTCATGAAATCCATTACCAAATTATCGTCTAAACAACTCTAATTGATAATTCATCACCACAAGGATCTATCCTAttcaaagttaaagagacatttgaTTAGAATTATGGAACTACTACTAATGATGCACCAAAAGTAATAGATTCAAACAAGGAAAATGTGATGAAGACGATCATAAGATAAAGAAGAACATAGTATAAATCAAACAATTAATTCATCCATCTACATGTTTGGAGCAACAATGGAGTTCTTAGCCTAGCATTTCCACActagagaaaataataaatggAGAGTCAACAATTAAAACCATGGAATACAAATCCAAGAAATGTTTGACTTGGTTCTTCCTTCTTCAAACTCGTGCTTCTCCAATTCTCAATTCCTTTCTGACGTGCTCTCCCTCTAGCCTCGCTTCTTCTCCCCCCTACACCATccgtttcctttttctttttattttcccccaGCAAAACTGCCGAGAAAACTGCTGAAATGCAGTTGAACcaccaaacgcccgaccgggcgaaattagaagggataatcgcccgaccgggcgaaaggcttCTGGATGGCTcgcgggaaacgcccgaccgggcgttttgtgtcttgaagaatcgcccgaccgggcgaactttctggactctcCTCATGCTTTTACGcgtttcgcccgaccgggcgttttgaagctcataatcgcccgaccgggcgaagtttCTGATCTCTGCATGCTTTGCCAATTTCACCcggcgaacttccagcttccaaccctcctaaacttcaatacaaatacaacttgatgagttataattaacataaaagtgtgtagtttagggggaaaagtataagaaatatgcttcgcatcaagcaccacttagacattaatgatcattacccaatctatcaggattcttgggcgaCGAAATACCCTCACCatttcaattaatatcgtatgttcaatgctatgtcaacaatgattaagaaactacaattaccgagacctcgtctttcagtaaatagccaagaaagacttatctcactatttgatcctttcagtgctataccacaccgacgtcattcatttccttaggtaaggaaacttttagactgacgtcgcaacctttcGCGGCAGGtggtcaaagcctatctaggttgtgaaccAATTTTCCTTCTGCAAGAACCGACGAATTACCTActgtgaacgacgttcacaacTCATTTACTATgcaaaagacttagactcattttgcttCTTATGTATTTAAATGTTAAATTAAAACATCTCATAAATGCAAAAGCAAAAcacattataacaaaatattctttcagtatactaaactctaacacACTACGCACAACATACAcaaagtatacacaaaatactcaCACTTCTCACAgtatacacacaatgcacactacTCTACACTCACACTCTACACAAAATTTATATgtacagaaaatacacacatagcacactaCTCTGCactcacactatacacaaaatatatacgtagagaaaatacacacatagcacactcAATAAACACATTACAAACAAAATACAagcactatacacaaaatacaaacattgcatCCACATATACACACTGTACATACACACACATCACATAATACacgtaaaatataaaaacacactgcacatactacacacaaaacaaacggactaaatatactataaaaaacGGATTAGATATATTATACTCAAAACAAAATGGACTaaatacaatataaaaaaacCCAATGCACTATACAAAAAGTATACCCacaatttacacacaacacttATTACACGGTATACACATATACAATAAgagccatctttcttaataacgcagttgtcattaaaagaaatcaaatatccataaaaaactaatttagaaactgaaattaaatttcttctaaaagaaggtatcaacaaagcattcttcaaaataaaaaaactatcactactaaaacgcaaataaacgtctcccactgcaacggccaccacttttgtagcgtcgcccagctggacttcgatctcacaatcacgtagccgtcttgtcacctgcattaagtcaggatcaaaacaaatatgatcagtagctcctgtgtcaataacccaagtgcaagtagacttcgaagccaaacatgactcgactactaaagcttggtgcatacctgtagccttgccctttttaggatagtctggcttccaataccccttttctccacacttgaaacacttccttcttctttcccttagctatcttggccggtcctgagttcggtgcctgcctttttcccgTGCTAGGCTTGGAGCCAAAGGAAcaaggcgccgaagtcatcatggccgccttagcctgaaTCATAAGATCCTCTGCCGACTggagttcagtcaacagctccgccaaggtgtagttccttttgttcatctcgaagttgagttTGAACTACTGGAAGCTAGGGGAAGACTCAGAAGGATAATggtcacttgggactcgggatcgatcgtccctcccaagacctcaatctggttgaggtggcccatcatctcgaggacatggtccctcacagacgagccttccttcatagtcttcgacatgatactccgaaaggcttgagacttagccttTCGATtatgagtaccaaaaagattcttgagattctgcatgatctcggcggcagtttccatggctgaatgttgatgcttgagtactgatgacatagatgccaacatatagcacttagccatctcattcgccttatgccactgtctgtgtgcatctctgactcatGCCGCTGCGTTGGCTGGCGGCaatggaggtcgcggggttgtgagcacaaagttgtactcttctgctgtaagaacgatgtccaaattttgcttccattctatgtaattttggccctcgagtttgttttctttaagtattgcagaaagaggattgaacgacatattgacgatttgatttgcactgcaaaacagaatatttaccatttgtcataaacttatgtaagaagtttgattagattaactataaaacttttcaaaatcttacaacagtaaaattaaaattttgtatcctccataggaggtcaatacgcattaaaatcttacaattttactggtcacaatcatcgacgaatagtcgAGAGACCACAagtgtggcatggccgcctaatgttgcctaagcaagaccaccgaatttagcattacagaatctcatttctacaacacactcccataacaatgctcatgcactgctaacaagatcaagctatcccataaattctgtgtgaacttctgaatctcgtagtttcttaggattattatcCCCACAGTGcatgtggcgataatattggaaaccacattctagttcatactatttatatttgagaagtccgcttTATGAACtagctatttcttaggattattgtccccacaatGCAGGTGGTGTTAATATTGGAAACAGcttcataaattaaaaacccattggtggagaccatatacaaacgttgagttcgtaattacagcttagatattttgggttatggtttttattcaattatccttagccttgaggcagattaaagcttaattaaattctgttggtatttaatatgctggataattaaatcttttatacATAGTTGACGTCttccattaagaaaataatgttctagtatttaattcttattcatgtctactataagatatatctaaaataattaaattatttaattcttaataagacatgaaaaattaaattcaaattatttccatgttcaatgattaggaagagaagatttattatttaatgtattcatacgtATCTATCATAATTAAGATtctacatatataaatattaggaaattattaaattattctcatccatatcatctagaaaaaaatattatttacttccatagatatagataataataaaaatattcctaaaatttagataaatattaggaaactattaaattattctcatccatgtcaactaggaataaaataatattatttatttccatagatatagataataataaaaatattcctaaaatctaggtaaatcatccaaaaagattttatttccattaaataataatattttaatgatatcttttaattaaaaaattaaataatcattaaaataatctttcatcgttatctcatcgtacgaggttcgcacgaacgatgaatgacgaaaatccgacgagttcttcgtcggaccacgacgcacgcagcgtcACAACGACTAGCgtgcaggtggcgcgccagcgtctcggccagcggctcgtcgggtgtcgccagcgtctcggccaggagcgtgcgcggaggcgcggctcctctcggccCAGCGGCGAGCGCCCGTCACCGCCTCGTGTTCCGTCGAGCTACTCGAGCTCTCGGCCAACAGTGCGCACGGTGGCGCacctgctctcggccagctccgaccGCCTGTCTCGGTCCACCTCGTTCCAGTTCCTCCCACTGCCCGAGCCAGCGTCATGCACACAGGCGCGACACTCTCGGCCAGGCGTCTCGTCGGGTTACGctggaccttccgcctagggtttggCCTGGTGACTCGTAGTGTCTCGGTGGTTttcggacgaaccaccactccTCGCCGGCCACCGCCTTGTCGAGGCTATCGCGGGCTCCGCCTGTGCGTGCGATCTCGGTCGGCAGTGCGCACGAGCCCacgctcgtctgcgcgtcgccccgtgatcgcgatctctcggctcccactcaatcgacaaccctatcCCGATCGTTCGTGGCGCGATCCGTCTCGACGCAAatgccgacggatcgcacgtctcgtacgatcgataaattcaagttctttgattcgattgttcttgagttcatcatgcgtaaaattaaacaaaaaaagcaacaagaacatgcttcgaaatcaaataatacatgcatacatgaatttcgcgaaatttaaatccaaataatcagagccaaagactggctctgataccaattgaaggggttggcagcggaagcgtgcataacaaaaccgatcacatgaatttgatctatttagaccttgttgattctccaatgaatcgaagatggcttgcatcttctccacgtgaagatcttcagaactCAACCTCGGATCTtttgactggtgtcccggactgtatactgatatttgtatgggcaaatctcaccagaatactaggactcgaataacgaagacatGACTCTACTCATGGAAGAAGtaattttcgaactctctctctaaaaaaggaggggacgaaaatttttaatgagaataattattcacttttctgtctcctttattctcttatttatattaagtcacatattgggcccaatcagggatctaaggaagaatttggacatggcctcacccaattagctttttactaattaaattgaactcataatttaatacaagcttatattggaatattacaagcagccactacagaagtaatattgcattgcctttccaaatccgaaatgaCAAGtgttccgggtttcctttaatttgtttaattcatttcccgcgcttaagatagaaacatccattaattaattaatgtctgctacggaattaattaattaacatattttaatctccaagagtggacttagcaagaaactcttatttattattcatagagtaatcaaactccaactagctaggttccgaataataaaactttatttcgagctcctcttgtggatgttatcaaacgagacacTCCTCGCGcgcgattcaatataatagcaatcatagcaccgccagataatgatcagcactacccaatatacctggatcgttgggtgacgaaaaacccgcacctttggtaagtcaaagtagtagatactcaatatcttatgctcaatgctaacgtacattgattaagaaattagttatcaagacctcgtctttcagtagatagcataaagactcatcttgctgttagatccattcagtgctataccacaccaatgtcatcatatttcaataaggcttagaaataatcggactgacattgcaacctttcacaataggtagtctaggcctatctaggttgtgaaaatcttatttttcttttttcagaactgaccgcgtaccttaaattgagcgcagtccacaaccggtctactaaaacaaagacttggactttgttatgttgacttatacatttaaatatgcattaaacatccattaaatgtaaaacataataatattacgacaaaaataatctgttgcattcattggaaaataattattagagttttacagtattcaatcactcgaaagatgatttctagtatacaaaccctaacacgaaaatggaaagtgcatatatttttatgggacggagggagggagtagtagAAAACAAATTTATGAAATGACTACATTGTATTAAACTTTTAATATACTTATTCGATTAAGTCATCACCCTTTTATAGGATGctctaagtttttttttttttttattcagagAGGATCAATAATGATTCTCTATCTACCCCCATGGTGATCCTGACCTATCGTTAAAGGTGAAGCGTCCTACCAACTAAGTTGTGCTTCATTGTCTCTAAGTACATGTATAAAAGATTttagtttgtattttttaaGGATCTTAATTTGATTCTCCTCGATTTCGACCACAATCATTGCTTGATTTCTTGATCTCATATATTTTCATTCCAACACTCTCCTCAAGTTGGATATCGATTTTTTTGATACTTATCTTACAATGATCttcaatttaataaatagtTTATATTCATATCCAAGAATTCTACAATTTTCATTAGTAATTTATCCTCATAATATGGAGCTTCTTTCTTTTCTATTGAAAGTTTAGGCTCATTTCAAGGAGCTTTTGCAATTTCATTGATAGTTTAGGCTCGTACCAATGAGCTCTTCAGTTTTCTGTTGACAATTTTGACTCGTGCCAAAGAGCACTTCAGTTTTCATTATTGATAGTTTAACTCGGGTCAAAGAgctaatctagacagttttAATCAAGCCCAGGATCCACttcaatatttaaaatatattggaTCATAACTTAGTATCGTAAATAACAATGACGATTATTCATGAATCATAGCTGCATTAATGCCATGATAGATATTAGACACTGAAAATAAAAGACAATGCAAAAAATAAAAGctgaaattcttgaagaactACATTATATTAAACTTTTAATATACTTATTCTATTACATCCATCACTCTTTTATAAATTGTtctaaatacataaatataagAGCTTTTATAAGTTGTtctaaatacataaatataaaagaTTTTAACCTTTGAATTTAAGAGGATCATGATTTGATTTCCATTATTTCCTTTAAAACAAAGTTTCAAAGAATTGAGGCGTAAATGTATGAGTTCTCGCTATTTAGTTTTGAAATTTTACTGGCTCAGTCCACAAATAATAAGTACTCTATCTGTTGCCATTACTTGGCCTGTTTTACCATTACTTGGCATAAGTTTACCTgctcgaattttaaaaaaaataggtggaaaaagttagtgggatGACATAATTTGACCGgctctaatttttaaaaaaataggtggaaaaagttagtaggaGGTGAGTTCTACATTTTATAGTATTAGTTTATAACAAAATTGAGAATGATGAGTTAATGGAAAATGATGTTCATTCCCAAaattagtactctctccgtctcaccACAAGTGATCCACTTTCCATTTTGAGTTGTCCCTCCACAAGtgatcaatttatttttttagctaaaaacaaaacatcaaccatctcttactttattccagttctcttactttattctctctttctctctcttactttattctctcacaTACTTTAtactctccactttaac is part of the Salvia splendens isolate huo1 chromosome 22, SspV2, whole genome shotgun sequence genome and encodes:
- the LOC121786725 gene encoding uncharacterized protein LOC121786725 gives rise to the protein MADNNEIPPPVVRFGDTLRSGIEYPGECAYANDNVNIPPHYISLVNGGNLFHGRDDEDPVSHLNAFYELTNSHRPPNVEHHRIKRALFPFSLREKARAWYDSLPGYNIATFQELKSLFLVEYNSPMKIEKLREEITSFRQKYDESFAEAWKRFTELIRKCPSHGLAPGHDLLKFYKGLNSEGTGLVTAGSNGNLDDLTHDEVRALFQRLANNQRNWHNPRRGADRAGDTFGATKDAERVTAIEAQLADISTQMSSMTKAVKSLQLTPQPQAVTVMRCRLCQGGHHTDQCPSLQGPPVEDVNYIGNNRQGFNQGNQYNNQQNWRPQQTGWNQASPSNNSGNQWRNNTQPPGYEKKPSVEDQLGQILSFMNKSQKENENFKERTVEKFGQMEATMRNLETQIGQLATASHTRIPNTIPSNTVPNPRGNEQCKAVTLRSGRELDSTPLMDGQEQAASGSKEHGEESDTSGKCSAEEKGKKIVEMESKKKILTSPALDPKSKFNFPDHIPPPPYPTKRKKRVPKEKSFEWMMNVIRKVNVDVSLVDLFTNFPKFSKFFKDMMANKEKLQDEGIVALSMNCSQLISGMMPMKKRDPGSCVIPCEIGNTIFTKCLLDQGSGISLMALKTARAIGLEDRMEPIDIALQLADHSIVKPTGIVEDVLVKVDKFIIPVDFIVLDMPEDKEVPILFGRPFLATGDVLLGAKDNSVTFRINGEQVTINVEKAMKHPSDAKACFRVDVLDKCIFDKMFARHF